Proteins co-encoded in one Gracilimonas sp. genomic window:
- the pheT gene encoding phenylalanine--tRNA ligase subunit beta, whose product MKVSYNWLKEFIDLPLSPEETAEKLTLIGLEVEEVESFGSSLEGVIVGEILEVREHPNADRLQICDVKLGDSQTQIVCGAKNVAAGQKVPVATVGSTLPIKLDDGSFLKIKKAKLRGEVSEGMICAEDELGLGTDHEGIMVLDEDLKVGMPISEIFDLYEDTIIDIAITPNRPDATCHLGVARDLAAALNIDLKKPEIPSGKTVQNSEDITIKIENAEKCHRYVGKKVKGIEIKESPSWLRNKLKAIGVRSVNNVVDVTNYVMYELGQPLHAFDYKTIRGKEIVVKDFSKEIEFETLDHVKRKCTPGTLFICDGEGPVAIAGVMGGVDSEVGDDTTDILIESAYFDPGSIRRTAKEQTLQTDASYRFERGIDPNLQAIAAERAAQLIAEVAGGEISEETVDVHPTKTETHQLTLRKSYTNRLLGTDFDIQTIATILDGLELKEVNRDDDTITLEIPTFRPDLEREVDLIEEVGRLFDYNKIPAPKHGIYVSSEPINEWEKLNQKIRNTCLQLGFREIYSNSLISEKEASHFGELDDMISALNPLNKDMSTLRPSLLHGFLKSASYNFNRKRAGVRFFELGHVFNADKEGTYYEGIKEEVHVLLGLAGLKNQDSWLEEAESYSIFDLKALVHAFFSKLNLMQHLSSKAKDETILEYFWGEKKIGTLFLPSDDLKEAYDFEQEAFVAEISVSAISEALAVIPENTFKAVPKFPAFEFDFAVIVSQSVTAGELMEVIEDKAGEQLESIDIFDVFEGESIGKGNKSLAFRLNFLDPNKTLNIKEVEPIIQRIVKSLEKDFSAKLRG is encoded by the coding sequence ATGAAAGTATCGTACAACTGGCTTAAAGAATTTATTGATCTTCCCCTCTCACCGGAAGAAACCGCAGAAAAACTAACGCTTATCGGACTGGAAGTAGAAGAAGTTGAGTCTTTTGGCAGTTCTCTGGAAGGAGTTATTGTCGGAGAAATACTGGAAGTTCGAGAACATCCAAATGCCGACCGGCTTCAGATTTGTGATGTAAAACTCGGCGACTCCCAAACCCAGATTGTTTGCGGAGCCAAAAATGTGGCAGCCGGGCAAAAAGTACCCGTTGCTACCGTCGGCTCCACCCTACCCATTAAACTGGATGACGGTTCATTCCTGAAAATCAAAAAGGCGAAGCTTCGGGGTGAAGTTTCTGAAGGGATGATTTGTGCCGAAGACGAACTTGGGCTTGGAACCGATCATGAAGGCATAATGGTGCTGGATGAAGACCTGAAAGTGGGAATGCCCATTTCTGAGATCTTTGATCTTTATGAAGATACCATCATCGATATTGCCATTACCCCAAACCGGCCGGATGCCACCTGCCATTTAGGAGTTGCACGCGATTTGGCTGCCGCGCTTAATATTGATCTTAAGAAACCGGAAATACCATCCGGTAAAACTGTTCAGAATTCCGAAGACATCACCATTAAAATTGAGAATGCCGAGAAGTGCCATCGGTATGTCGGAAAGAAGGTAAAAGGTATTGAGATAAAAGAATCACCAAGCTGGCTGCGAAATAAGCTGAAAGCCATTGGTGTGCGTTCGGTTAATAATGTGGTGGATGTAACCAATTATGTGATGTATGAATTGGGGCAGCCTTTGCATGCGTTTGATTACAAAACCATTCGCGGGAAAGAGATTGTTGTTAAAGATTTCAGCAAAGAAATTGAGTTTGAAACGCTTGATCACGTAAAACGAAAATGCACACCCGGAACTTTGTTTATTTGTGACGGTGAAGGTCCGGTAGCCATAGCCGGCGTAATGGGCGGTGTGGATTCTGAAGTTGGAGATGACACTACCGACATCCTCATTGAAAGTGCTTATTTCGATCCCGGCTCTATCCGCAGAACGGCCAAAGAACAAACTTTGCAAACCGATGCCTCCTATCGATTTGAGCGGGGTATTGACCCTAATCTTCAAGCCATTGCGGCAGAACGCGCTGCTCAACTCATTGCTGAAGTTGCAGGTGGGGAGATTTCTGAGGAAACAGTGGATGTTCACCCTACCAAAACAGAAACGCACCAGCTTACTCTCAGAAAAAGCTACACCAACCGTCTGTTGGGAACCGACTTCGACATTCAAACCATTGCAACAATTCTGGACGGCCTTGAACTTAAGGAAGTGAATCGGGATGATGATACCATTACATTGGAGATTCCAACCTTCCGCCCGGATTTAGAACGCGAAGTGGATCTGATCGAGGAAGTTGGACGACTCTTTGATTACAATAAAATTCCCGCTCCGAAGCACGGTATTTATGTTTCTTCAGAGCCGATTAACGAATGGGAAAAGCTTAATCAAAAAATCAGGAATACCTGCCTGCAATTGGGCTTCCGCGAAATCTATTCCAATTCATTGATCTCTGAGAAAGAAGCTTCTCACTTTGGTGAACTCGATGATATGATTTCTGCACTGAATCCTTTAAACAAGGATATGAGCACCCTGCGCCCTTCCCTGCTCCACGGATTTCTGAAATCAGCCTCTTACAACTTCAACCGCAAAAGAGCCGGTGTTCGGTTCTTTGAACTGGGCCATGTGTTCAATGCGGATAAAGAAGGAACGTATTACGAAGGGATTAAAGAGGAAGTACATGTACTGCTTGGGCTTGCAGGTCTTAAGAATCAGGACAGCTGGTTGGAAGAGGCAGAATCCTATTCCATTTTTGATCTGAAGGCTTTGGTTCATGCCTTCTTCAGTAAGCTGAATTTAATGCAGCATCTTTCATCCAAGGCAAAAGATGAAACCATCCTCGAATACTTTTGGGGAGAAAAGAAAATCGGAACCCTGTTTCTGCCTTCCGATGACTTAAAAGAAGCCTATGACTTTGAACAGGAAGCTTTTGTAGCAGAGATTTCAGTGTCGGCAATTTCAGAAGCCCTTGCTGTTATTCCTGAAAATACCTTTAAAGCCGTACCTAAATTTCCCGCTTTTGAATTCGACTTTGCGGTCATTGTTTCACAGTCGGTTACAGCCGGAGAACTGATGGAAGTGATCGAAGATAAAGCAGGTGAACAGCTGGAAAGCATTGATATTTTTGACGTTTTTGAGGGGGAGTCTATTGGAAAAGGAAACAAAAGTCTGGCCTTCCGGTTAAACTTCCTGGATCCGAACAAGACCTTGAATATCAAAGAAGTAGAACCTATTATTCAGCGAATTGTTAAATCATTGGAAAAAGATTTTTCAGCTAAACTGAGAGGGTAA
- the nusB gene encoding transcription antitermination factor NusB — translation MINRRQVRETVLKAIYALQLGKDSTQHVADTIIKKAEFTKEKDLRRFAEKLFFETIDHEEELDEVIVDHIKNWDINRLALIDRMILKMAICEFIYFEEIPTKVSINEAIELAKRYSTAKSGRFINGILDAALSDLNEKGRINKKGRGLIQKSLGNN, via the coding sequence ATGATCAATCGAAGACAAGTACGAGAAACGGTTCTCAAAGCAATTTACGCACTCCAACTCGGCAAAGATTCTACCCAGCACGTCGCCGACACCATTATCAAGAAAGCAGAATTCACCAAAGAGAAAGACCTTCGCCGTTTCGCAGAGAAATTATTTTTCGAAACCATTGATCATGAAGAAGAGCTGGATGAAGTAATTGTCGATCATATTAAAAACTGGGACATAAACCGGCTGGCTTTAATTGACCGCATGATCCTGAAAATGGCCATTTGCGAGTTTATCTATTTCGAAGAAATTCCCACCAAAGTAAGCATTAACGAGGCCATCGAACTAGCTAAACGATACTCCACGGCTAAATCGGGACGATTTATAAATGGAATTTTAGATGCTGCTTTGAGCGATTTGAATGAAAAAGGACGCATTAATAAAAAAGGGCGAGGACTCATTCAAAAATCGTTGGGAAATAATTAA
- a CDS encoding cell division protein ZapA — MKSIKVTILGKQYPLKVEDHEEESMIRICKFVDERFKTYRQQLVKQPESTVMVLAALSIAEELFEARNANTELENNEEVLMERVNHSLERLLTEIRE, encoded by the coding sequence ATGAAATCGATAAAAGTTACCATCCTCGGCAAGCAGTACCCTCTTAAAGTTGAGGATCATGAAGAAGAATCCATGATCCGGATTTGCAAATTCGTGGATGAACGTTTCAAAACCTATCGGCAGCAACTGGTAAAACAGCCGGAATCTACCGTTATGGTTCTGGCTGCCCTCAGCATAGCCGAAGAGCTTTTTGAGGCCCGTAATGCCAATACGGAATTAGAGAATAACGAAGAAGTTCTGATGGAACGTGTGAATCACAGCCTTGAGCGTTTACTTACCGAAATCAGAGAATAA
- a CDS encoding PAS domain S-box protein, which produces MNFNPEESFFDAQPMFVCEQATLKILDVNSAATEILGYKKKKFLKKRVIDFGEQKSGKKIKDEIPIPAKKSADKIWVFKTKDGKDLYFQLSAHLINYKGRPAKLVIAHNFSEIVEGKRDEKKLLSSQLDLNNFPLAEIEWDASLNIIRWSEKAEDLFGYTEEEAINEKRLLEKFIHEDDLDYVRDTIKETYKNGQKDVSVINRNITKNGEVIYCEWYNSLLYNSDGDVVAMYSLVHDVTDREEALDDAKRSMMSYQDLFNSISDAIYLLDKEGVIIEANEGLESTFGYKRTEVVGKHNRMLSAPGKYDEEQIKEIRERAYDGHPGKYEGWGKRKNGEIFPTEVLVNTGNYFGEKVIIVIERDISDRKESEEALKQREGLFSKLFNSSPIGIALLNEHREVEMVNDGFEQLFGYRENELQGLELDKLIVPEKRHDDAVRLTESAKVTEVTEKRIRKDGTILDVIIYAVPVVVEKSVVGIYGIYVDITDRKKAEEQVRKSLREKEMLLAEVHHRVKNNLAVITGLLELQSYSAKDENAKRILKDSQMRVNSIAMVHEKLYQSDDFSEVDINQYFEELTEVIHKTMKRSDVKVNIELDIIPVKLPIIQAIPCGLLLNEIITNSYKHAFAGRKTGNITVSLSRPCDKLLLQIQDDGIGLPEQPQASIHTSLGMTLIKTLSKQLNASFDYRSEDGAIFEFRFEKSSEEEE; this is translated from the coding sequence ATGAATTTTAATCCCGAAGAAAGCTTCTTCGATGCTCAGCCTATGTTCGTTTGCGAGCAGGCTACCCTCAAGATTTTAGATGTAAACAGTGCGGCCACTGAGATTTTAGGGTATAAAAAAAAGAAGTTCTTAAAGAAAAGAGTAATCGACTTCGGAGAGCAGAAATCAGGTAAAAAGATAAAGGATGAAATACCTATACCTGCAAAAAAGTCTGCAGATAAAATTTGGGTGTTTAAAACAAAAGACGGGAAGGATCTGTACTTTCAGCTTTCTGCTCACCTCATCAACTATAAAGGCCGGCCCGCTAAACTGGTAATAGCTCATAACTTCTCTGAAATTGTGGAAGGAAAGAGAGATGAAAAGAAATTACTGTCCAGTCAGCTCGACCTTAACAATTTCCCGCTGGCTGAAATTGAATGGGATGCATCTCTGAATATCATTCGCTGGTCAGAAAAAGCCGAGGATCTTTTTGGATACACCGAGGAAGAAGCTATCAACGAGAAGAGGTTGCTGGAAAAGTTCATCCACGAGGATGACCTGGATTATGTGCGAGACACTATCAAGGAGACATATAAGAATGGCCAAAAAGACGTTTCGGTAATCAACAGAAACATTACCAAAAACGGAGAAGTGATTTACTGCGAATGGTATAATTCGCTGCTGTACAATTCAGATGGGGATGTGGTGGCCATGTATTCTCTTGTGCACGATGTTACCGACCGCGAAGAAGCCCTGGATGATGCCAAGCGCAGCATGATGAGCTACCAGGATTTGTTTAATTCCATCAGTGATGCCATCTATCTGCTGGATAAAGAGGGAGTGATTATTGAGGCCAACGAGGGACTCGAAAGCACCTTTGGCTACAAAAGAACCGAAGTAGTAGGCAAGCACAATCGAATGCTTTCGGCCCCGGGTAAGTATGATGAAGAACAAATTAAGGAAATCCGTGAGCGGGCTTATGACGGACATCCCGGCAAATATGAGGGATGGGGCAAACGGAAAAACGGCGAAATATTCCCCACCGAGGTGTTGGTAAATACCGGTAATTATTTTGGCGAAAAAGTCATTATAGTGATTGAGCGGGATATTTCTGACCGGAAAGAATCAGAAGAAGCGCTTAAGCAGCGTGAAGGTTTATTCAGCAAGCTGTTTAACTCATCGCCTATCGGTATTGCCTTGCTGAACGAGCATCGTGAAGTTGAAATGGTTAATGATGGCTTTGAGCAACTGTTTGGGTATCGCGAAAATGAACTGCAGGGGCTGGAGCTGGATAAGTTAATCGTCCCGGAAAAACGACATGATGATGCCGTTCGGCTCACTGAGAGTGCAAAGGTAACCGAAGTAACAGAGAAACGAATCCGTAAAGACGGCACTATCCTGGATGTGATCATTTACGCCGTTCCGGTAGTGGTAGAAAAAAGCGTGGTGGGTATTTATGGTATTTATGTGGACATCACCGACCGGAAAAAGGCCGAGGAGCAGGTTCGTAAATCACTTCGGGAAAAAGAAATGCTGCTGGCGGAAGTCCACCACCGCGTGAAGAACAACCTTGCCGTAATCACCGGCTTGCTGGAGTTACAATCCTATTCTGCCAAAGATGAAAACGCCAAACGAATCCTTAAAGACAGCCAGATGCGGGTTAATTCCATCGCGATGGTGCATGAGAAGCTCTACCAGAGTGATGATTTTTCGGAGGTGGACATCAACCAGTATTTTGAAGAGCTGACCGAAGTGATACATAAAACCATGAAGCGGTCGGATGTTAAAGTAAACATTGAGCTGGATATCATTCCGGTTAAACTCCCGATCATTCAGGCTATTCCCTGTGGTTTACTGCTGAATGAAATCATCACCAACAGTTACAAACATGCTTTTGCCGGCAGAAAGACTGGAAACATAACGGTGAGCCTTTCCCGTCCGTGCGACAAGCTGCTGCTTCAAATTCAAGACGATGGAATTGGCCTTCCTGAGCAACCTCAGGCCAGTATCCATACTTCCTTGGGTATGACACTCATCAAAACACTTTCCAAACAGCTAAATGCTTCATTTGATTATCGTAGCGAGGATGGAGCCATTTTCGAATTCAGGTTCGAGAAGAGCAGCGAAGAAGAGGAGTAG
- a CDS encoding metallophosphoesterase family protein, producing MASHPEIIAIGDIHGCAESNEALLNTLDDTFNNKPTYVFLGDYTDRGPDSRRVVEQLIEFDQNHECVFLTGNHDQMLLDAYEKGEWNLWLSNGGNTTLSDYDSSPGDFDLPEDHYEFFKNTVLYWETEDYFFVHGGISPDLTIQENLESKYERDQFIWQRDHVYARKNVWEKTVVFGHTPVKEPIVEPNMLGIDTGCVYKERGYGVLTAVALPETKFIQQDSLDF from the coding sequence ATGGCATCACATCCTGAAATTATAGCAATTGGCGACATTCACGGGTGTGCAGAATCTAATGAAGCACTGCTTAACACACTTGATGATACTTTCAACAATAAACCGACTTACGTATTCCTTGGAGATTATACGGATCGTGGTCCGGATTCCCGGCGGGTGGTAGAACAGCTTATTGAATTTGACCAGAATCATGAGTGTGTTTTTCTGACCGGCAATCATGACCAAATGCTGCTGGACGCCTACGAAAAAGGGGAATGGAATTTGTGGCTGAGCAATGGCGGGAATACCACTTTGAGTGATTACGATTCATCCCCGGGCGACTTTGACCTGCCGGAAGATCATTACGAGTTTTTCAAAAACACCGTGTTGTACTGGGAGACCGAAGATTATTTTTTTGTGCACGGTGGCATATCTCCCGATTTGACCATTCAGGAAAACCTGGAAAGTAAATACGAGCGTGATCAGTTTATCTGGCAGCGCGATCATGTGTATGCGCGCAAGAACGTGTGGGAGAAAACGGTGGTTTTTGGTCATACCCCGGTAAAGGAACCCATTGTAGAACCAAACATGCTGGGCATAGACACCGGCTGTGTGTATAAAGAAAGAGGCTATGGCGTTTTAACGGCTGTGGCTCTCCCCGAAACCAAATTTATTCAACAAGATAGTTTAGACTTTTAA
- a CDS encoding four helix bundle protein has translation MSCKEFVSGRSYIERINQKKMTKAQLEERLIQFAVLIIKITNELPSNRASNQLGGQLLRSGTSPALNYGEARSAESLKDFIHKMQLVLKELRESYVCLKIIHLSNLYKNESSIVEAKSECNELISIFVKSVQTATKRKMGSS, from the coding sequence TTGTCCTGTAAGGAATTCGTATCTGGTCGCTCTTACATAGAAAGAATAAATCAGAAAAAAATGACCAAAGCACAACTTGAAGAACGGTTGATTCAATTTGCTGTTCTTATCATCAAAATTACTAATGAACTGCCTTCTAACAGAGCTTCAAACCAACTCGGGGGACAATTGCTTAGAAGCGGAACCTCCCCTGCACTTAACTATGGTGAGGCAAGAAGTGCAGAGTCGCTTAAAGATTTTATTCACAAAATGCAGCTGGTACTCAAAGAACTGCGGGAATCTTATGTTTGCCTTAAAATCATTCACTTATCAAACTTATATAAAAATGAAAGTAGTATTGTTGAGGCTAAATCAGAATGCAATGAACTGATTTCTATCTTCGTAAAAAGCGTACAGACTGCGACCAAAAGAAAAATGGGTAGCTCCTGA
- the thrS gene encoding threonine--tRNA ligase has protein sequence MADQKITLTLPDGSQREYSSGTTGLEVAKSIASGLARAALSITVDGEIIDLDRPITKDAEIAINTWDSEDGKYTFWHSSAHLLAEAVQELYPKAKFGIGPPIESGFYYDIDFGDKQISQEDLSKIEDKFIKMARKKNEFDRKEVTKQEALDFYKEKGNEYKVDLIEDLDDGTITFYTQGDFTDLCRGPHIPNTGDVKAVKLTSLAGAYWRGDNESKQLTRIYGISFPKQKMLEEHLTRLEEAKKRDHRKLGKELGIYMIDNMVGSGLPMWLPNGTVLRRTLEAFLRDEQKKRGYKEVITPHIANIELYKTSGHYPYYQDSQYNPMQVDDEEYMLKPMNCPHHHRIYSNDLRSYRDLPLRLAEFGSVYRYEQSGELSGLSRVRGFTQDDAHIYCTHDQLKQEIKHTIELTQFVFNTFGMPVDIRLSYRDDNEKKYGGNTEYWDRAQKEIREVADEMELDYHVAPGEASFYGPKIDFIIRDAIGRKWQLGTVQVDYVMPERFDLTYVGSDNEKHRPVIIHRAPFGSMERFTSILIEHFAGNFPLWLAPEQVRILPISDEQNAYAEYCYEKLNELGVRVELDSRSEQIGGKIRDAETSKIPYMLIVGSKEVEDETVSVRRHKKGDIGTFNFSDFLTDINEEIQTKALPKD, from the coding sequence ATGGCAGACCAAAAAATTACGCTTACATTACCCGACGGAAGTCAACGAGAATATTCATCAGGAACCACAGGATTAGAAGTAGCAAAGTCTATTGCATCCGGATTAGCGCGTGCCGCACTTAGCATTACTGTGGATGGTGAAATTATTGATCTGGATCGTCCCATTACCAAAGATGCTGAGATAGCTATCAATACCTGGGACAGTGAGGACGGCAAATACACCTTCTGGCACTCCTCTGCTCACCTGCTCGCAGAAGCCGTTCAGGAACTGTACCCCAAAGCCAAATTCGGAATTGGCCCGCCCATCGAAAGCGGGTTCTATTACGACATCGATTTCGGCGATAAGCAGATTTCCCAGGAAGACTTGTCAAAGATTGAAGACAAGTTCATCAAGATGGCCCGTAAAAAAAATGAGTTTGACCGAAAGGAAGTAACGAAGCAGGAAGCCCTCGATTTCTATAAAGAAAAAGGTAATGAGTATAAAGTGGACCTGATTGAAGATCTGGATGACGGCACTATTACTTTTTACACACAGGGTGATTTCACCGATCTCTGCCGTGGCCCGCACATCCCCAATACCGGAGATGTGAAAGCGGTTAAGCTCACCAGCCTGGCCGGAGCGTATTGGAGAGGAGATAATGAAAGTAAACAGCTGACTCGTATTTATGGTATCAGCTTTCCCAAGCAGAAAATGCTGGAAGAGCATCTCACCCGTTTGGAAGAAGCCAAAAAAAGGGATCACCGAAAGCTCGGTAAAGAGCTTGGCATTTATATGATCGACAATATGGTAGGCAGTGGCTTACCGATGTGGCTCCCCAATGGAACGGTACTTCGCCGAACGCTGGAGGCATTTCTCCGTGATGAGCAAAAAAAGCGCGGCTATAAAGAGGTTATCACTCCGCATATTGCTAATATAGAATTGTATAAAACATCCGGTCACTATCCGTATTACCAGGATTCGCAGTACAACCCAATGCAGGTAGATGATGAAGAGTACATGCTGAAGCCGATGAACTGCCCGCACCATCACCGGATTTATTCCAATGATTTGCGCAGTTACCGCGACCTTCCTCTGAGATTGGCTGAATTTGGCTCGGTTTATCGCTACGAGCAGTCCGGGGAGTTAAGCGGACTTTCAAGAGTTCGGGGATTTACCCAGGATGATGCTCACATTTATTGCACGCACGACCAGCTGAAACAGGAAATTAAGCATACTATAGAACTCACTCAGTTTGTATTTAACACATTTGGCATGCCGGTCGATATCCGTCTCTCCTATCGTGATGACAACGAGAAGAAATACGGAGGCAACACCGAGTACTGGGATCGCGCACAAAAAGAGATTCGGGAAGTAGCCGACGAAATGGAGCTCGACTATCATGTAGCTCCCGGCGAGGCCAGCTTTTACGGACCAAAAATCGATTTTATAATCCGTGATGCCATTGGACGCAAGTGGCAGCTTGGTACTGTTCAGGTTGATTATGTAATGCCTGAACGATTTGACCTGACCTATGTAGGTTCAGACAATGAGAAGCACCGTCCGGTTATTATTCACCGCGCGCCCTTTGGATCGATGGAACGGTTCACCAGTATTCTGATTGAACATTTTGCCGGAAACTTTCCGCTGTGGCTGGCTCCTGAACAAGTACGCATTCTTCCCATATCTGATGAACAAAATGCGTATGCTGAATATTGCTATGAGAAATTGAATGAACTTGGGGTTCGGGTTGAACTGGATTCCCGAAGCGAGCAGATCGGAGGAAAAATCCGGGATGCTGAAACGAGTAAGATCCCATATATGTTAATAGTGGGAAGTAAGGAAGTAGAAGATGAAACTGTTTCCGTTCGCCGCCATAAAAAAGGCGATATTGGAACTTTCAATTTTTCTGATTTTCTTACAGACATAAATGAAGAAATTCAAACAAAAGCTTTACCTAAAGACTAA
- the pheS gene encoding phenylalanine--tRNA ligase subunit alpha, translated as MLNDIKALQEEINSFSITDEEQLEAFRLEFLSRNGKVQSMFKNMGKVPKEERAEVGKAMNQVKVLAESKFEEAKAALEQDESKDLSAKDDITLTPPSYPLGSLHPLTQTLEEMKSIFYRLGFTIADGPEIEDDFHNFTALNFPPNHPARDEQDTFFIKKSDDPDVQDLVLRTHTSPVQIRLMENTEPPIRAIMPGRVYRNEAVSPKSYFLFHQVEALYIDENVSVADLKETLITFAKLMFGTDVKYRLRPGFFPFTEPSLEMDIWWGSEQDGKWLEILGSGMVDPNVFKHAGVDPEKYTGFAWGMGVERIAILRHGIDDIRTFYENDIRFLEQFN; from the coding sequence ATGCTTAATGATATAAAAGCATTACAGGAAGAAATTAACAGCTTCTCCATCACTGATGAGGAGCAGCTTGAAGCTTTCCGTCTTGAATTCCTATCCCGAAACGGGAAAGTGCAATCCATGTTCAAGAATATGGGGAAAGTTCCCAAGGAAGAACGGGCTGAAGTTGGAAAGGCCATGAACCAGGTGAAAGTGCTGGCTGAATCGAAATTTGAAGAAGCCAAAGCCGCACTCGAGCAAGATGAAAGCAAAGACCTGAGTGCCAAAGACGACATTACCCTCACTCCTCCTTCCTATCCGTTAGGTTCACTGCACCCGCTTACGCAGACTTTGGAGGAAATGAAATCCATTTTCTACCGACTTGGATTTACCATTGCAGACGGACCGGAAATCGAGGATGACTTTCACAACTTTACCGCCCTGAACTTTCCTCCGAATCACCCGGCACGGGACGAACAGGATACCTTTTTCATTAAGAAGAGTGATGATCCCGATGTTCAGGATTTGGTTCTGCGAACGCATACTTCCCCGGTTCAAATTCGGCTGATGGAAAACACGGAACCTCCAATCCGGGCTATTATGCCTGGACGTGTGTACAGGAATGAAGCCGTTTCGCCAAAGTCTTATTTCTTATTTCACCAGGTAGAGGCTTTATATATAGATGAAAACGTAAGCGTCGCTGACCTGAAGGAAACACTTATCACCTTTGCCAAGCTGATGTTTGGCACCGATGTGAAATACCGGCTTCGTCCCGGATTCTTCCCCTTCACCGAACCCAGCCTTGAGATGGATATCTGGTGGGGATCGGAACAAGACGGCAAGTGGCTGGAAATTTTAGGTTCCGGCATGGTTGATCCCAATGTATTCAAACATGCAGGTGTTGACCCGGAGAAATATACCGGCTTTGCCTGGGGAATGGGTGTTGAACGTATCGCCATTCTCAGACACGGGATTGACGACATCCGTACCTTCTACGAAAATGACATTCGCTTCCTCGAACAGTTTAACTAA
- the rpmI gene encoding 50S ribosomal protein L35, giving the protein MPKMKSNSGAKKRFKVTGSGKIKRKKAFKRHILTKKSSKTKRQLGKDTLVDKADEKSIKRQLPYQS; this is encoded by the coding sequence ATGCCAAAAATGAAAAGTAATAGTGGTGCTAAAAAGCGGTTTAAAGTTACCGGTTCCGGTAAAATTAAGCGTAAAAAAGCTTTTAAGCGTCACATTCTGACAAAGAAAAGTAGTAAAACTAAAAGACAGCTTGGAAAAGACACATTGGTTGACAAAGCCGATGAAAAGTCTATCAAAAGACAGCTGCCTTATCAATCTTAA
- the infC gene encoding translation initiation factor IF-3, which translates to MARRSYQRRPQNEDRPRINEEINAAKVRVIKPDEEHEITTAERALQIAASYDLDLVEVAPKAKPPVCKVIDYGKFMYEKKKKEKEAKKKQHTISVKELRFRPNTDDHDLEFKTRHAREFLEGGDKVKATVQFRGRDMLYTEKGELLLLQLAKDLSDVGKIESKPNMEGRRMIMMLAPSKS; encoded by the coding sequence ATCGCAAGAAGAAGTTATCAGAGACGACCACAAAACGAGGATCGTCCTCGAATTAATGAAGAAATCAATGCTGCTAAGGTTCGGGTTATCAAACCTGACGAAGAGCATGAAATTACGACAGCTGAACGCGCCCTGCAGATAGCTGCATCGTATGATTTGGATCTCGTAGAGGTCGCCCCAAAAGCCAAGCCCCCGGTTTGCAAGGTGATTGACTATGGGAAATTTATGTACGAGAAAAAGAAAAAAGAGAAAGAAGCGAAGAAAAAACAGCACACCATATCTGTTAAAGAATTGCGCTTCCGTCCGAACACGGACGATCATGATCTTGAATTCAAAACCCGCCACGCACGAGAATTTTTGGAAGGTGGCGACAAGGTGAAAGCAACTGTACAGTTCCGTGGACGAGATATGCTTTACACGGAAAAAGGCGAATTATTGCTTCTGCAGCTTGCTAAGGACCTTTCTGATGTAGGCAAAATTGAAAGCAAGCCTAATATGGAAGGCCGCAGAATGATCATGATGCTCGCCCCATCTAAAAGTTAA
- the rplT gene encoding 50S ribosomal protein L20, giving the protein MPRSLNLVASRRRRKKIIDQAKGYWGKRKNVYTIAKNAVEKGLLYQYRDRKNRKRNFRRLWITRINAAARLNGTTYSKLIHGMKTKNMEINRKVLADLAVRDADTFAAIVKEATA; this is encoded by the coding sequence ATGCCACGTTCATTAAATTTGGTGGCTTCCCGTCGCCGTCGCAAAAAGATCATTGATCAAGCGAAAGGTTACTGGGGTAAGCGTAAGAACGTTTACACCATTGCGAAGAATGCTGTAGAGAAAGGACTTCTCTACCAATACAGAGATCGCAAGAATCGTAAACGTAATTTCCGTCGATTATGGATCACCCGCATCAATGCGGCAGCAAGGCTCAACGGTACAACCTATTCTAAACTCATCCACGGGATGAAGACCAAGAATATGGAGATCAACCGTAAGGTACTTGCAGATCTTGCCGTACGCGATGCAGATACGTTTGCTGCTATTGTTAAGGAAGCCACTGCTTAA